In a single window of the Notamacropus eugenii isolate mMacEug1 chromosome 4, mMacEug1.pri_v2, whole genome shotgun sequence genome:
- the RHBDD3 gene encoding rhomboid domain-containing protein 3: protein MAPRRERPGPGAPAVRGLPLASSLLLLLLCGLWLLGAGPGLALDRDLLLGHWQVYRLLTFPLGHTALPALLLSLLLFPTLGWYQESHLGTVRYVHASALGTLAIGLLYLLLGGLGVPGAGARGCGYTPIHLALLAAQHRSRTRLPGGLVPPLLLLALMHLVSSEPPFLLQLCGLLTGLAYSAGVFRRLELSERQLQALQKAGVCRALEGSCLLCFIPAPGSSLELPILHPAGLRHPDPGPLGNLVPGLWASTQTPAPLSPGLGTGPSLFEGAPSWDAPSLPLETPLWSQGDAVNDKLLQAAIQASLQDEPLRATQELRLSKSSVSSLRLQQLERMGFSMEQAVVALAATGRVEGAVSLLVEGQVGDAAQVTPAGRSEPLREGSLPSSQKQEPARP from the exons ATGGCCCCCCGCAGAGAGCGCCCGGGCCCCGGGGCCCCCGCGGTGCGAGGCCTGCCCCTGGCCTcctccctgctgctgctgctgctctgcgGTCTGTGGCTGCTCGGGGCCGGGCCCGGCCTGGCCCTGGACCGGGACCTGCTGCTGGGACACTGGCAGG TGTACCGGCTGCTGACCTTCCCACTGGGCCACACGGCCCTCCCAGCCCTGTTGCTGAGCCTGCTGCTATTTCCTACCCTGGGCTGGTATCAGGAGAGCCACCTGGGCACCGTGCGCTACGTCCATGCCTCGGCCCTGGGGACCCTGGCCATCGGGTTGCTCTATCTGCTCCTGGGCGGCCTGGGGGTGCCCGGGGCAGGGGCCAGGGGCTGCGGCTACACGCCCATCCACTTGGCTCTACTGGCGGCCCAGCACCGGAGCCGGACCAGGCTGCCTGGGGGGCTGGTGCCACCCTTGCTGCTTCTGGCCCTGATGCACCTGGTAAGCTCTGAGCCTCCCTTCCTACTTCAGCTCTGTGGTCTCCTCACCGGCCTGGCCT ACTCCGCTGGGGTTTTCCGCCGGCTGGAGCTCTCTGAGCGCCAGCTCCAGGCCCTGCAGAAGGCTGGTGTCTGCAGGGCACTGGAGGGGAGCTGCCTGCTGTGTTTCATCCCAGCCCCAGGCAGCTCACTGGAACTGCCCATCCTGCACCCTGCTGGGCTAAG ACATCCGGATCCTGGACCTCTTGGGAATTTGGTGCCTGGACTCTGGGCCTCCACCCAGACACCAGCTCCCCTCTCTCCTGGCCTGGGGACTGGGCCCTCTTTGTTTGAAGGGGCCCCATCATGGGATGCCCCTAGCCTCCCGCTGGAGACCCCTCTCTGGAGCCAGGGAGATGCTGTGAATGACAAGCTGCTGCAGGCTGCCATCCAAGCTTCCCTTCAGGATGAGCCCTTGCGGGCTACGCAGGAGCTGAGGTTGTCCAAGTCGTCTGTCTCTTCCCTAAG GCTGCAGCAGCTGGAGCGCATGGGGTTCTCCATGGAGCAGGCAGTGGTAGCGCTCGCAGCCACAGGGCGCGTGGAAGGGGCTGTCTCGCTTTTAGTTGAGGGGCAAGTGGGCGATGCAGCCCAGGTGACCCCGGCGGGTAGAAGTGAACCTCTCAGGGAGggctcccttccatcttcccagaAACAGGAGCCTGCCAGGCCTTAA